One Methanofollis fontis DNA window includes the following coding sequences:
- a CDS encoding DUF504 domain-containing protein, translated as MRTSQSLLYRFRHDPGCDFLEVSVTYLDRGAPGDLSTVSGAEITDLGPGFFHVEREGRRPAPVPYHRIRRITYAGVPVWEKG; from the coding sequence GTGCGAACCAGCCAGAGTCTACTCTATCGGTTCCGCCATGATCCGGGCTGTGACTTCTTGGAAGTCTCGGTCACCTATCTGGACCGGGGGGCGCCGGGCGACCTGAGCACCGTCTCCGGCGCCGAGATCACCGATCTCGGGCCGGGATTCTTCCATGTGGAGCGGGAGGGGCGGCGGCCGGCTCCGGTGCCCTACCACCGGATCCGCCGGATCACCTATGCGGGGGTGCCGGTGTGGGAGAAGGGCTGA
- a CDS encoding ABC transporter permease has product MADPVYDPVAGLFNLAMALVLVVIVLVISRRFELRLEREITVASVRAIVQLLIVVLVIAAVFTTDNLLLVLIVLIGMAVVAAHTSATRVKSGTGGMAVTLPAIGVGSGTGMGILILLGVVPLEPEFIIPVGSMTIGGSMIECSLSLDRFAGEMRAHAAEVETALCLGATPGEAAAPYARESVRASLIPSIDRLRTLGIVVLPGTMAGMIIAGIDPFWAAEYQLVIMFLLLSAGLLTSIIAVHAAERAASRENTI; this is encoded by the coding sequence ATGGCTGATCCGGTCTACGATCCGGTCGCCGGGCTGTTCAACCTTGCCATGGCCCTGGTGCTCGTCGTGATCGTGCTGGTCATCTCCCGCCGCTTCGAACTGAGGCTTGAGCGGGAGATCACCGTCGCATCGGTCCGGGCGATAGTCCAGCTGTTGATCGTGGTGCTGGTGATCGCGGCCGTCTTCACCACCGACAACCTCCTGCTGGTGCTGATCGTGCTCATCGGCATGGCGGTCGTCGCCGCCCACACCTCCGCCACCCGCGTGAAGAGCGGCACCGGCGGGATGGCCGTCACCCTCCCGGCCATCGGCGTCGGATCAGGGACCGGCATGGGCATCCTGATCCTCCTGGGCGTCGTACCCCTCGAGCCCGAGTTCATCATACCGGTCGGGAGTATGACGATCGGGGGGAGCATGATCGAGTGCTCCCTCAGCCTCGATCGTTTCGCCGGGGAGATGCGCGCCCATGCCGCCGAGGTCGAGACCGCCCTCTGCCTGGGGGCGACACCAGGCGAGGCGGCGGCTCCCTATGCCAGGGAGAGCGTGAGGGCCTCGCTCATCCCCTCGATTGACCGCCTCAGGACCCTCGGCATCGTCGTCCTGCCCGGGACGATGGCCGGGATGATCATCGCCGGGATCGACCCCTTCTGGGCCGCCGAGTACCAGCTGGTGATCATGTTCCTCCTCCTCTCCGCCGGTCTGCTCACCTCGATCATCGCCGTGCATGCGGCCGAACGAGCGGCATCCAGGGAAAACACGATCTAA
- a CDS encoding ABC transporter ATP-binding protein, protein MMGSAGARPGGRTLLRVEGLTKQAGDRTLFQDLSFSLDEGEVLCITGASGSGKSTLLRCLNGLIKADEGRIVLDGTDITGIDPPRLRRTVCLVGQQAVIFPGTVRDNLAHPFTFAINRDLPLPEWERMLMMVGLDPADLEKDAGVLSGGERQRLAIARALAISPTVLLLDEPTSALDEGSKRRVEETIRRLNREAGTTILIVTHDTAQAERLCRRRLHLEAGHGEVRNG, encoded by the coding sequence ATGATGGGATCGGCAGGGGCGAGACCAGGGGGGCGCACCCTCCTCCGGGTGGAGGGGCTGACAAAACAGGCAGGGGACCGCACTCTCTTCCAGGACCTCTCCTTCAGCCTCGATGAGGGCGAGGTGCTCTGCATCACCGGGGCATCTGGGAGCGGGAAGAGCACCCTCCTCCGGTGCCTGAACGGGCTCATAAAGGCCGATGAGGGGCGGATCGTTCTGGATGGAACAGATATCACAGGGATCGACCCGCCCCGCCTGCGGCGGACAGTCTGTCTTGTCGGCCAGCAGGCGGTGATCTTCCCCGGAACGGTGCGAGACAACCTGGCCCACCCGTTCACCTTCGCCATCAACCGTGACCTGCCGCTGCCCGAATGGGAACGGATGCTCATGATGGTCGGCCTCGACCCCGCCGATCTGGAGAAGGACGCCGGTGTCCTCTCCGGAGGAGAGCGGCAACGTCTGGCGATCGCCCGGGCGCTCGCCATCTCCCCGACCGTCCTTCTCCTTGACGAACCCACCTCCGCACTCGACGAGGGCTCGAAGCGACGGGTAGAAGAGACGATCCGGCGGCTGAACCGGGAGGCAGGGACGACGATCCTGATTGTCACCCATGACACCGCCCAGGCAGAACGCCTCTGCCGGAGGAGGCTGCATCTCGAGGCGGGGCACGGGGAGGTCCGCAATGGCTGA